One part of the Lycium ferocissimum isolate CSIRO_LF1 chromosome 8, AGI_CSIRO_Lferr_CH_V1, whole genome shotgun sequence genome encodes these proteins:
- the LOC132067492 gene encoding transcription factor PRE6-like — protein MSSRRSRSRISDDQIADLVSKLQQLIPEIGNRRSDKVSASKVLQETCNYIRNLHREVDGLSERLSQLLESTDSDSAQAAIIRSLLM, from the exons ATGTCAAGCAGAAGATCACGTTCCAGAATAAGTGATGATCAGATTGCTGATCTCGTTTCCAAGTTGCAACAACTTATTCCTGAAATTGGCAATAGGCGCTCTGACAAG GTGTCAGCTTCAAAAGTGCTGCAGGAGACTTGCAATTATATTAGAAATTTACATAGAGAAGTGGATGGCCTAAGTGAAAGATTATCACAGCTTTTGGAATCAACTGACAGTGATAGTGCTCAAGCTGCCATTATTAGAAGCTTACTTATGTAG